The genomic region CGACCCGTCCGCGGTCTTCTACATGGACAAGCTGGTCACCGGCCCCGAGGCCGCCGACTTCGTCGACATCAACGCGCCCGTGTCCGTGAACATCCGCCGGGTCGCCAAGGCCAAGCGGGTCACACCCGAGGACGTCACGGTCGTCATCCTCGACCGGCCGCGCCACGACGGCATCATCAAGGAGATCCGGGAGACCGGCGCGCGCATCAAGCTCATCTCCGACGGCGATGTCGCGGGCTCCATCCTGGCGCTGCGCGAGGGCACCGGCATCGACCTGCTGCTCGGCATCGGCGGTACGCCCGAGGGCATCATCTCCGCCTGTGCGGTGAAGTGTCTGGGCGGCACGATCCAGGGCAAGTTGTGGCCCAAGGACGACGAGGAGCGCGCCCGCGCCGTCGACGCGGGGCACGACCTCGACCGGGTCCTGTTCACCGACGACCTGGTCTCCGGCGAGAACGTCTTCTTCGTGGCGACCGGGATCACCGACGGCGAGCTGCTGCGCGGGGTCCGCTATCGGCCCGAGACGGCGACGACCGACTCGATCGTGATGCGGTCGAAGTCGGGGACGGTTCGGCAGATCAACTCGGAGCACCGGCTGGCGAAGCTGCGGGCGTACAGCGCGATCGACTTCGACCGGGCGAAGTGACTCCGTCGGTTGTGCCGTTCATGCGGGCCCGTGGGTATCTGCGGGTTCGTTGTGGCTGGTCGCGCAGTTCCCCGCGCCCCTTAAAGCGCGTCCTGGCAACGCGGTAGCAGCCGCAGGGCCGCAGTAGGCGTGACGCAACGACAGTCGCCGTGGAGGAAACCGCGGCGGAGCGGTTGATCTCGTACGCCGATGGGGCGCCCCTTGTGCGGAGGGGCGCCCCATCGGTGTGACGGTCTAGCCGGCCGCGGCTATCGTCCCCGCTGGGCGGGCGGCCTTCTTGAGTTCGAGGTCGCGGCGGCGGCGCCGGGCGAGCACGACGCGGCGCTCGGCGGCGGTGAGGCCGCCCCAGACTCCGTACGGCTCGGGTTGCAGCAGCGCGTGTTCTCGGCACTCGACCATCACCGGGCAGCGGCCGCAGACCCGCTTTGCCGCCTCCTCCCGGGACAGCCGGGCGGCGGTGGGTTCCTTGGAGGGCGCGAAGAACAGGCCGGCCTCGTCGCGGCGGCACACGGCCTCCGTGTGCCACGGGGCTTCCTGGTCCCTCTCCCGCACCGGCACCGGCTGGGGCGGAACGGCAGCGACCTGCAGGGACTGATGCGGCGGATGCAGCACGGTCTACTCCTGACGACGGCTTCGCGAGCGAGAGACGATGCAGCAAGGCCTACCCGCTGTGCGCGCG from Streptomyces sp. NBC_00878 harbors:
- the glpX gene encoding class II fructose-bisphosphatase, with translation MTEHHLPSELEVPSEAPDRNLALELVRVTEAAAMAAGRWVGRGDKNGADGAAVRAMRTLVSTVSMNGVVVIGEGEKDEAPMLFNGERVGDGTGPECDIAVDPIDGTTLTAKGMTNAIAVLAAADRGTMFDPSAVFYMDKLVTGPEAADFVDINAPVSVNIRRVAKAKRVTPEDVTVVILDRPRHDGIIKEIRETGARIKLISDGDVAGSILALREGTGIDLLLGIGGTPEGIISACAVKCLGGTIQGKLWPKDDEERARAVDAGHDLDRVLFTDDLVSGENVFFVATGITDGELLRGVRYRPETATTDSIVMRSKSGTVRQINSEHRLAKLRAYSAIDFDRAK
- a CDS encoding WhiB family transcriptional regulator; the protein is MLHPPHQSLQVAAVPPQPVPVRERDQEAPWHTEAVCRRDEAGLFFAPSKEPTAARLSREEAAKRVCGRCPVMVECREHALLQPEPYGVWGGLTAAERRVVLARRRRRDLELKKAARPAGTIAAAG